The following are from one region of the Pirellulaceae bacterium genome:
- a CDS encoding site-specific DNA-methyltransferase, protein MSLKQNEIHQGDCIALLKQVKAGTVDLVFADPPFNIGYEYDVYDDRRVSSDFIKWCKQWIQGVYRALKPTGTFWLAIGDEYAAELKIEAQKAGFYCRSWVIWYYTFGVNCVNGFSRSHTHLFHFVKDPSRFTFNRPNPQIRVKSARQLVYADNRANPNGRLPDNTWITRPQDAPDSFSPQHDTWYFARVAGTFKEREGFHGCQMPEQLLARIIMASSRPQDLVLDPFGGSGTTLCVAKKLGRRWMGFELSEDYVKYIKQRLDNTALGDAVDGPVDPIESSPSTAQGKQRKKPFGEDTEKAVCEAYRSLGYPADYLICHKELNRDFIGKCLKKGIGGNAYLWNRYLLTLRKAGKLPPATNRPNQLAADKLSLYSFASEVAWRLLAIDYQKTLDDILCSPEFAEEFDRLAREFGPTDVDVSSLEYRLAALSIRKRSHAARESAVQKFSNWISHRRSLEETKLGTNSLGVLEQPGVFLLCADDIGFFAGESDNMRVQIERVLENEKWASLEASSVKYVPLDESLSQQYALKSALAIREHPLLNCRLLMQNTELARKSK, encoded by the coding sequence GTGAGCCTTAAGCAAAATGAAATCCATCAGGGAGACTGCATTGCGTTACTCAAACAGGTCAAAGCCGGTACAGTAGACCTAGTTTTTGCCGATCCTCCTTTCAATATTGGATACGAGTACGATGTCTACGACGACCGTCGAGTCTCCAGTGATTTTATCAAATGGTGTAAGCAATGGATCCAAGGCGTCTATCGAGCTTTAAAGCCCACTGGCACATTCTGGTTGGCGATTGGTGATGAGTACGCGGCAGAATTGAAAATAGAAGCTCAGAAAGCTGGGTTCTACTGTCGAAGCTGGGTGATTTGGTATTACACATTTGGGGTCAATTGTGTTAACGGATTTAGCCGCTCGCACACCCACTTGTTTCACTTTGTGAAAGACCCTTCGCGGTTCACTTTTAATCGCCCGAACCCCCAGATTCGAGTTAAGTCAGCCCGACAGCTCGTTTATGCCGACAACCGCGCCAACCCGAACGGACGCCTCCCGGACAACACCTGGATTACTCGCCCACAGGATGCCCCAGACTCCTTTAGCCCCCAGCATGATACTTGGTATTTCGCGCGTGTTGCGGGCACGTTTAAGGAACGCGAGGGCTTTCACGGTTGTCAAATGCCGGAGCAACTGTTGGCCAGAATTATTATGGCATCAAGCCGACCTCAGGATCTGGTGCTCGATCCATTCGGAGGAAGTGGGACCACACTTTGTGTTGCCAAAAAGCTCGGACGCCGCTGGATGGGATTCGAGCTGTCCGAAGATTACGTCAAATACATTAAGCAGCGTCTGGATAACACTGCTCTCGGGGATGCGGTAGACGGCCCCGTAGACCCAATTGAAAGTTCTCCAAGCACCGCCCAGGGCAAGCAGAGAAAGAAGCCGTTTGGTGAAGACACCGAAAAAGCGGTCTGCGAAGCCTATCGCAGCTTGGGATATCCTGCAGATTACTTAATCTGTCACAAGGAACTGAACAGAGATTTCATTGGCAAGTGCTTAAAGAAAGGCATTGGAGGAAACGCCTATCTGTGGAATCGCTACTTACTGACCTTGCGAAAAGCCGGCAAGTTACCGCCGGCGACCAATCGCCCAAATCAACTTGCAGCAGACAAACTCAGCCTGTACAGCTTTGCGAGCGAAGTGGCCTGGCGGTTGTTGGCGATCGACTATCAAAAGACGCTTGATGACATTCTCTGCTCTCCAGAGTTTGCCGAAGAATTTGATCGACTTGCGCGTGAGTTTGGTCCAACAGATGTCGATGTTTCATCGCTAGAGTATCGACTTGCAGCACTCTCCATCCGCAAGCGATCACATGCTGCGAGAGAGTCTGCCGTCCAAAAATTCAGTAACTGGATATCACACAGACGGTCACTGGAGGAGACGAAACTTGGTACCAATTCGTTAGGGGTGCTAGAGCAGCCTGGTGTTTTCTTGCTGTGCGCTGACGACATCGGATTCTTTGCTGGTGAGAGTGACAATATGCGCGTGCAAATTGAACGCGTATTGGAAAACGAAAAGTGGGCAAGCCTTGAGGCAAGTTCGGTCAAGTATGTACCGCTCGACGAAAGCCTGAGCCAACAATACGCCTTGAAGTCAGCTCTGGCCATTCGTGAACACCCGCTGCTGAATTGTAGACTTTTGATGCAGAATACTGAACTTGCCAGAAAGTCGAAATGA
- a CDS encoding PTS sugar transporter subunit IIA, translating into MSSTDLDVQQLAAFLHLTPDQVSKMVDRGQLPGRRVAGQWRFSEAEVNAWLEQQISASGADELNKVQQVVDRWTARCSDAGELASLLRQDAIEIPLAARTSGSVVRRMCALAERTGLLWDASRMVQAVLARENLHPTALDNGVALLHPRRPQTSILAEPLLALGISSQALPFGNTSGHLTDVFFLVCSTDDRVHLQILAKLSRLLASPGFLAELRTSDSARSVYDTVVRYESALDAQE; encoded by the coding sequence ATGTCCTCGACAGATCTGGACGTTCAACAACTCGCTGCGTTTTTGCATCTGACTCCGGACCAAGTCAGCAAGATGGTCGATCGCGGACAGTTGCCAGGTCGTCGAGTCGCTGGACAGTGGCGATTTTCGGAAGCAGAGGTCAACGCATGGTTAGAGCAGCAGATCAGCGCCAGCGGCGCGGACGAACTGAATAAGGTCCAGCAAGTCGTTGATCGCTGGACCGCGCGCTGCAGCGACGCGGGCGAATTGGCCAGCTTGCTACGACAGGATGCCATTGAAATTCCATTAGCAGCTCGAACCAGCGGCTCTGTCGTGCGGCGCATGTGTGCCTTGGCCGAACGCACTGGGTTGCTATGGGACGCGTCGCGCATGGTTCAAGCGGTGTTAGCACGAGAAAACTTACATCCCACTGCGCTGGACAACGGCGTCGCCCTGCTGCACCCCCGCCGGCCTCAAACCAGTATTCTCGCCGAGCCCTTATTGGCACTGGGAATTTCTTCACAGGCGTTGCCGTTCGGCAATACCAGCGGACATTTGACCGATGTGTTTTTTTTAGTCTGTTCCACCGATGATCGCGTCCACCTGCAGATCTTAGCCAAACTTTCGCGACTACTGGCTAGCCCTGGCTTCTTAGCTGAACTGCGTACCAGCGACTCCGCCCGCAGCGTCTACGACACTGTGGTTCGTTACGAATCAGCGCTCGATGCTCAGGAGTAA